In Thermocrinis minervae, a single genomic region encodes these proteins:
- the rpmF gene encoding 50S ribosomal protein L32 gives MAVPKRKTSRWRRDQRRAQNFFAKLKATSLASCPNCGEMILPHRVCPYCGYYKGRQILDTL, from the coding sequence ATGGCTGTTCCTAAAAGGAAGACTTCTAGATGGAGAAGAGATCAGAGAAGAGCTCAGAACTTCTTTGCAAAGCTTAAGGCCACCTCTTTGGCCTCTTGCCCAAACTGCGGTGAGATGATACTACCACATAGAGTATGTCCATACTGTGGATACTACAAGGGTAGACAGATCCTAGACACGTTATGA
- the epmA gene encoding elongation factor P--(R)-beta-lysine ligase produces the protein MLTKEWSDFIDRVREFFKGRGYLEVHTPVLLEYPNIDPNVKPISLEIGGKTYYLQTSPEPYMKKLLSILKRDIFQIAKVFRDDPVGKWHRKEFTMLEWYAVGKDYNYLMQEITDLVRYLGYELDWESISVERAFEEYAGIILSEDEEVFKNNLMAYGYEFDDKEDWETLFYRIYIDVERQLGKDKLTFLKDFPKRLCVYAKIRNGYAERFELYIKGVEIANGWTEETDKEEIKRRMELWRGNLPMDEELLRAYEDMPECAGCSIGLERLFSVLKGYDGIVI, from the coding sequence ATGCTTACCAAAGAGTGGTCGGATTTCATAGACAGAGTGAGGGAATTTTTCAAAGGAAGGGGATACCTTGAAGTTCACACTCCAGTGCTTTTAGAGTATCCAAACATAGACCCAAACGTAAAACCCATAAGCCTAGAGATAGGTGGAAAAACCTATTACCTTCAAACCTCCCCAGAACCTTACATGAAAAAGCTCCTGAGTATCCTAAAGAGGGACATATTCCAGATAGCCAAAGTATTCAGAGATGATCCGGTGGGAAAGTGGCATAGAAAGGAATTTACCATGCTTGAATGGTACGCGGTAGGAAAGGATTACAACTACCTCATGCAAGAGATTACAGACCTCGTAAGGTACCTAGGCTACGAGCTTGATTGGGAAAGCATAAGCGTGGAAAGAGCCTTCGAAGAATACGCAGGAATAATACTGTCAGAGGACGAAGAGGTGTTCAAGAACAACCTCATGGCTTACGGGTACGAGTTTGATGACAAGGAAGACTGGGAGACCCTTTTCTACAGGATATACATAGACGTAGAGAGACAGCTTGGAAAAGACAAGCTTACCTTCCTGAAGGACTTTCCAAAAAGGCTGTGCGTCTACGCCAAGATAAGGAATGGCTACGCGGAAAGGTTTGAGCTCTACATAAAGGGTGTTGAGATAGCCAACGGTTGGACGGAGGAGACAGATAAAGAGGAGATAAAGAGGAGGATGGAGCTATGGAGGGGGAACCTTCCCATGGACGAAGAACTCCTCAGGGCTTACGAGGATATGCCAGAATGTGCAGGATGTTCCATAGGGCTTGAGAGACTCTTTAGCGTCCTTAAGGGTTATGATGGGATTGTCATATGA
- the plsX gene encoding phosphate acyltransferase PlsX translates to MSLPKIAVDCMGGDYAPEEIVKGCIWASKEFAQTIFLVGDEQRIKEILKREGVKDERLVVVHAKDTIGMHEPPSNVLKKKESSLYIAGKLVKDGVADGLVSAGNTGAVLTVGKFVIGAIEEVERPAIGVALPNPKGKTVLIDVGANVDCKPKHLVQFAIIGHTYAEEILGIQNPRVGILSIGEEEGKGNELVKETYPLLKQLGLNFLGNAEGRDIYAGTFDVIVCDGFVGNIILKASESLGMAVVQMIKEEIKKSLLAKIGAFLLMPALNNFKKKADFTEYGGIPLLGAKKPVIITHGRANAKAIKNAIKVATEFYTHHFNEKLASNMKKFMPEGAKASWA, encoded by the coding sequence ATGAGTCTTCCCAAGATAGCTGTAGACTGTATGGGGGGAGACTACGCCCCCGAGGAGATAGTAAAGGGATGTATATGGGCAAGTAAAGAGTTTGCACAAACCATATTCTTGGTGGGAGACGAGCAGAGGATAAAGGAGATACTAAAGAGGGAGGGAGTAAAGGACGAAAGACTCGTGGTAGTGCATGCAAAGGACACCATCGGTATGCACGAGCCACCCTCTAACGTGCTTAAGAAAAAGGAGTCTTCTCTTTACATAGCCGGGAAGCTAGTAAAGGATGGAGTGGCCGACGGTCTCGTTTCTGCAGGTAATACGGGTGCTGTCCTCACGGTCGGTAAGTTTGTCATAGGAGCCATAGAAGAGGTAGAAAGACCAGCCATAGGTGTAGCCTTGCCAAACCCAAAGGGTAAGACAGTTTTAATAGATGTAGGTGCAAACGTTGACTGTAAACCAAAGCACCTTGTACAATTTGCCATAATAGGACATACATACGCAGAGGAGATACTGGGTATACAAAACCCGAGGGTTGGGATTCTAAGCATAGGTGAGGAGGAAGGTAAGGGCAACGAGCTAGTTAAAGAGACTTATCCACTCCTAAAGCAGCTTGGCCTTAACTTCTTAGGGAATGCCGAAGGAAGGGACATATACGCGGGTACCTTTGATGTAATAGTGTGCGATGGGTTCGTAGGAAACATAATACTAAAGGCGAGCGAAAGCTTAGGCATGGCAGTAGTCCAGATGATAAAAGAGGAGATCAAGAAGAGCCTTCTGGCTAAGATAGGTGCCTTCTTGCTTATGCCAGCTCTTAACAACTTCAAGAAGAAGGCAGACTTTACCGAGTATGGCGGAATACCGCTGCTCGGAGCAAAAAAGCCTGTTATAATCACACACGGAAGAGCCAACGCAAAGGCTATAAAAAACGCCATAAAGGTAGCCACAGAGTTCTACACCCATCACTTCAATGAAAAATTAGCCTCCAATATGAAGAAGTTCATGCCAGAAGGAGCTAAAGCTTCATGGGCATAA
- a CDS encoding (2Fe-2S) ferredoxin domain-containing protein, with protein MEFRHVFVCVNQRPPGHPMGSCAEKGSRDIYAKLMESIQMDPELFMSVIVTPTGCLGPCGLGPTIVVYPDAVWYGNVRLEDVPEIVNSHLKGGKPVDRLVVSKGKPPGMF; from the coding sequence ATGGAGTTTAGGCACGTGTTTGTGTGTGTAAATCAGAGACCACCAGGACATCCTATGGGATCCTGCGCCGAAAAGGGAAGCAGGGACATTTACGCTAAGCTTATGGAAAGCATCCAGATGGATCCTGAGCTTTTTATGAGCGTGATAGTAACTCCTACGGGTTGTCTCGGACCTTGCGGTCTTGGTCCCACCATAGTGGTGTACCCAGACGCCGTGTGGTACGGAAATGTAAGGCTTGAAGATGTACCCGAGATAGTAAACTCTCACCTGAAAGGTGGAAAACCTGTAGATAGGCTAGTTGTTTCCAAGGGTAAACCACCGGGCATGTTCTAA
- a CDS encoding ADP-ribosylglycohydrolase family protein, with protein sequence MLEKFQGVIVGSALGDAIGKSLEDITKEQALEYYGGRVEGFVEPHPHSPAYGLRPEDTSDETTISMILCESILSKKMIDPYDFFYRLLEFRKDELKHRQTDPTLLRAIDLLSSGISLEDAGCYSFSVEGILRCSVVGLYHYYNPYLASEGGRLVSLITHRSPEIYDASGAYSALISLLILESYDLSRQEDRLNLLEHLKVFMKREKSKKFIDTVIQLLKEGKSLEDAIAILGNSTYVFESFPLALFIFLSNIGNPMEAFWQAVNACGDFGGDTDSIGYLVGSMVGAYYGLYVFPEDLVVNLERSEYYINISQKLYELVVEQRERR encoded by the coding sequence ATGCTTGAAAAGTTCCAAGGAGTCATAGTAGGATCTGCCCTAGGAGATGCCATAGGTAAGTCCCTAGAGGACATAACTAAGGAGCAAGCCCTAGAATACTACGGCGGTAGAGTGGAAGGATTTGTGGAACCTCATCCACACAGTCCAGCTTATGGCCTTAGGCCGGAGGACACTTCGGATGAGACTACCATAAGCATGATACTCTGCGAGAGCATACTTTCCAAGAAGATGATAGATCCCTATGATTTCTTTTACAGACTACTGGAGTTCAGAAAGGATGAGCTCAAGCACAGACAGACAGATCCAACACTTCTTAGGGCTATAGACCTTCTATCCTCTGGCATAAGCCTGGAAGATGCAGGATGTTATTCTTTTTCGGTGGAGGGTATACTAAGGTGCAGCGTAGTAGGTCTTTACCACTACTACAACCCCTACCTGGCCTCAGAGGGTGGTAGGCTGGTAAGTCTCATAACCCACAGGAGCCCAGAGATATACGACGCGAGCGGAGCATACTCGGCCCTAATATCCCTCCTTATACTTGAAAGCTACGACCTTTCCAGACAGGAAGACCGATTAAACCTCCTCGAACACCTCAAGGTCTTCATGAAGAGGGAAAAGTCCAAGAAATTCATAGACACTGTCATACAGCTGCTCAAGGAAGGCAAAAGTTTAGAGGATGCCATAGCCATCTTGGGTAACTCTACCTACGTCTTTGAATCCTTTCCCCTTGCCCTCTTTATATTCCTCTCCAACATAGGGAACCCCATGGAAGCCTTCTGGCAAGCGGTAAACGCCTGCGGAGATTTCGGCGGTGATACGGACTCCATCGGCTACCTTGTAGGATCCATGGTAGGAGCTTACTACGGCCTTTACGTCTTCCCTGAGGACCTAGTTGTAAACCTTGAAAGGTCAGAGTATTATATTAATATCTCCCAAAAGCTTTATGAGCTCGTGGTAGAACAAAGAGAAAGGAGGTAG
- the tsaE gene encoding tRNA (adenosine(37)-N6)-threonylcarbamoyltransferase complex ATPase subunit type 1 TsaE, whose amino-acid sequence MLKDEEQTVRFVRELAKVLKGDEIICLSGPLGAGKTFIVRALVQALGLYEGYQVRSPTFTLINEYPTEKFRVFHVDLYRVKDLNLDEFLGNGLVLIEWPTPDIPCDLWIEIEILPEGRKLRIRPCSEKGSYAYSKLSDYRSERHL is encoded by the coding sequence GTGCTAAAGGACGAAGAGCAGACTGTAAGGTTCGTCCGAGAACTGGCCAAGGTGTTGAAGGGTGATGAGATCATATGTCTTTCCGGACCTTTGGGAGCTGGAAAGACTTTCATAGTAAGAGCACTCGTGCAAGCGTTGGGGCTTTACGAAGGCTATCAAGTCAGAAGCCCTACCTTCACCCTCATAAACGAGTACCCTACTGAGAAGTTTAGAGTCTTCCATGTGGATCTCTACAGGGTAAAAGATTTAAACCTGGATGAGTTTTTGGGTAACGGTCTTGTACTCATAGAGTGGCCAACACCAGACATACCTTGCGACCTTTGGATAGAGATAGAGATCCTGCCTGAGGGAAGAAAGCTCCGTATAAGGCCATGTTCAGAAAAAGGGTCTTACGCATACTCTAAACTGTCCGATTACCGAAGTGAAAGGCATTTATGA
- a CDS encoding YifB family Mg chelatase-like AAA ATPase, whose product MFCRIRSGGVLGIEGILVDVELDISPGLPQFNIVGLPDKAISEAKDRIRSALKNLGVSLPQKRITVNLSPSHVKKQGTLYDLPMAVGILVLMGVVNVQEDVVVLGELSLDGKINRVSGVLPIVLSLKEQGFRKFIVPKENELEGGIVEGVEVYGFEHLTEVVEFLQGKPKEPARVDIKTLFENSKGFDIDMSDVYGQTMAKRAMQIAAAGFHNVLLVGPPGSGKSMLAKRLITIMPPLSFEEALEITKIYSVAGLLREGLITQRPFRSVHHTASDVSLIGGGNPPMPGEISLAHRGVLFLDEMVEFGRKSLEALRQPMEDGYVVVTRASGRFVFPAQFLLVGATNPCPCGNYANPYKACVCTPNQIKAHQSKLSGPIMDRIDLKVWVDPPKEEELVNMQKGPSSEEMRQAVMRAVQIQRERFKGKLKFNSHMNQKEIEKYCILTQEAKDLLKRAMQAHHLTGRGYARLLKVARTIADLDGEEKIDVLHLSEALQFRVDEKSLV is encoded by the coding sequence ATGTTCTGTAGGATAAGGAGTGGGGGAGTGTTGGGGATAGAGGGCATACTGGTGGATGTAGAGCTGGACATCTCTCCAGGTCTTCCCCAGTTTAACATAGTAGGGCTTCCAGATAAGGCCATAAGCGAGGCCAAGGATAGGATAAGATCAGCCCTTAAGAACCTTGGGGTTTCCCTACCTCAAAAGAGGATAACGGTAAACCTCTCTCCCTCCCATGTGAAAAAGCAAGGGACGCTGTACGACCTTCCTATGGCCGTAGGCATACTAGTGCTCATGGGCGTTGTAAATGTCCAAGAAGATGTGGTAGTACTGGGTGAGCTTTCTCTAGATGGGAAGATCAACAGGGTTTCTGGAGTCCTTCCCATAGTACTCTCTTTAAAAGAACAGGGTTTTAGGAAGTTTATAGTTCCGAAAGAGAACGAGTTAGAAGGTGGTATAGTGGAGGGTGTTGAAGTCTATGGTTTTGAACATCTGACAGAGGTGGTGGAGTTTCTGCAGGGTAAGCCCAAAGAGCCTGCAAGGGTAGACATAAAGACTCTCTTTGAAAACTCTAAGGGCTTTGACATAGATATGTCTGACGTTTACGGTCAGACCATGGCCAAGAGGGCTATGCAGATAGCTGCAGCGGGGTTCCATAACGTCCTTCTCGTAGGACCACCAGGCAGCGGTAAAAGCATGCTGGCAAAAAGGCTCATAACCATAATGCCGCCTCTAAGCTTTGAGGAGGCTCTTGAGATAACCAAGATATACAGCGTGGCTGGTTTACTGAGAGAAGGTCTTATAACGCAAAGGCCTTTTAGGTCTGTGCATCATACAGCTTCAGACGTGTCTCTTATAGGTGGTGGGAACCCACCCATGCCCGGAGAGATAAGCCTTGCCCACAGGGGAGTTCTCTTCTTGGATGAGATGGTAGAGTTTGGAAGAAAGAGCCTGGAGGCTCTCAGACAACCCATGGAGGACGGTTACGTGGTGGTTACGAGAGCAAGTGGTAGGTTTGTTTTTCCAGCTCAGTTCCTCTTGGTGGGTGCCACAAACCCATGCCCATGCGGCAACTACGCAAACCCTTACAAGGCTTGTGTTTGTACCCCAAACCAGATAAAGGCTCACCAGTCCAAGCTTTCAGGACCCATAATGGACAGGATAGACCTTAAAGTTTGGGTAGACCCACCAAAGGAAGAAGAACTGGTCAACATGCAAAAGGGACCCTCTTCGGAGGAGATGAGGCAAGCCGTCATGAGGGCTGTCCAGATACAGAGAGAAAGGTTTAAAGGAAAACTAAAGTTTAACTCTCATATGAATCAGAAGGAGATAGAAAAGTACTGTATTCTGACGCAAGAAGCAAAGGACCTTCTCAAAAGGGCCATGCAGGCCCACCATCTGACAGGTAGGGGCTATGCTAGGCTTTTAAAGGTAGCCAGGACTATCGCTGACCTGGACGGAGAGGAGAAGATAGACGTTCTGCATCTGTCGGAGGCTCTACAGTTTAGGGTGGACGAAAAGTCTCTCGTCTGA
- the hfq gene encoding RNA chaperone Hfq — protein MPYRTQETFLNTARKRKVKVTIYLLNGIRLQGRIRSFDLYTILLEDGRQQTLVYKHAITTIVPSEKLELEFEEEGVPGAG, from the coding sequence ATGCCCTACAGGACCCAAGAAACCTTCCTAAACACTGCCAGGAAAAGAAAGGTCAAGGTTACTATCTACCTTCTGAATGGCATAAGACTCCAAGGAAGGATAAGATCTTTTGACTTATACACCATACTTCTGGAGGATGGGCGTCAGCAGACGTTAGTTTACAAGCATGCTATAACTACTATAGTCCCTTCAGAAAAGCTAGAGCTAGAGTTTGAAGAAGAAGGAGTGCCGGGGGCTGGTTGA
- a CDS encoding SapC family protein, with protein MNLIHKAFKKPAVLDQKVHADFKVSERTDYSFARDVDIVSLGFSELLACSMYFPVMFGKSGDRLFPFALLGIGRNFFVDKEGRWKVDVIPKAIDLYPFGLSLEDDQSGIVVVDEAAYSEEGQRLFDEEGNETQYLQDIKNKLTEFGRDILQAMEFVKTLVEDNLLVNTNLTVETSKGKAEFKNILITNVDALKSMPPEKLYYYNLRAYLPVLYSVHLSIRNFKIFELIE; from the coding sequence ATGAACTTAATTCATAAGGCTTTCAAAAAGCCTGCGGTTCTAGACCAAAAGGTACACGCAGACTTTAAAGTATCTGAAAGGACAGATTACTCCTTTGCGAGGGATGTGGACATAGTTTCCTTGGGCTTTTCTGAACTTTTGGCCTGCAGCATGTACTTCCCCGTAATGTTTGGGAAGTCAGGAGACAGACTATTCCCCTTTGCCCTACTTGGCATAGGTAGAAACTTCTTCGTAGACAAAGAAGGAAGATGGAAGGTAGACGTCATACCGAAGGCCATAGACCTGTACCCTTTTGGACTTTCTTTGGAAGACGACCAGAGTGGGATTGTAGTTGTGGACGAGGCAGCATACTCAGAAGAAGGTCAAAGGCTTTTCGATGAAGAGGGAAACGAAACTCAGTACCTTCAGGACATTAAAAACAAGCTCACCGAGTTTGGAAGGGATATTCTTCAGGCCATGGAGTTTGTTAAAACTCTCGTGGAAGATAATCTCCTTGTGAACACTAACCTAACGGTTGAAACAAGCAAGGGTAAAGCAGAGTTTAAAAACATCCTCATAACCAACGTGGATGCTTTAAAAAGTATGCCGCCGGAGAAGCTCTACTACTACAACCTAAGAGCATACCTCCCAGTGCTTTACTCTGTTCATCTGAGCATTAGAAACTTCAAGATCTTTGAACTCATAGAATGA
- a CDS encoding methyltransferase domain-containing protein → MLVVRVKTGGRLNFNGYSFDLKPGQRLLFAKDVFNLLKEDYKRLFEEDKLDLPPVYRGENLNGKVLFVFMQGAIGDVLCSTVALREIKRRYPRMKLWVAVSGKAKPILEDLPYVDRLLPHPTPLSEVKKADYMVKAVEMVGGPQFDSLNMVEYFLWKFYLYHAQDETPDVVVKEDIRRELEPIFEKIREISGGKKVLLFHYLASSVHRTLPPKLLKDLQELIRDEYIPVVCSLPTEDITVNVSFELYGIQAVNLSPYMKTVKHLIAAVSLSDAVVTADTSTLHIAGALKKPTVLISGPVEPYNTAGTYPTVIPVRANYTGQTCRAPCGIHAIAEPCNEAKLLGKYYSPCLESIPSKVIALALKDAQLLSQEDFPKPEVCPVCEHTGSFHLFEVINGHRIFECPSCGLQFAHPLKAMDYEKAYEGKYEDLLSFTNIPYESYTKVSTAREEIERWSALPRINVLLPILSVLPKGKHLDVGCSTGFFMLIAKKYGFESYGFDASEKAVKIAKERFNLRVVKAFTFKDLPEDFKGPYKLITAFEVLEHLEDPVGFLREVYSMLEEGGLYLMSCPPYFKFENTALGYRKYKWWYGDYPPNHLTRWKPWTLHYALKKAGFDEVIIFTEPLIPGTVLEGITPPEVILQDQKLGNITIPRSTVTQLIINTLKPLYLNSRLLGNFQFAIAVKGKSDIDWERVVSRAIRLSAVEIIYNRDDLIL, encoded by the coding sequence ATGTTAGTCGTGCGGGTAAAAACGGGAGGGAGGTTAAACTTCAACGGTTACTCCTTTGATCTCAAGCCAGGACAAAGGTTACTCTTCGCTAAGGATGTGTTTAACTTACTTAAGGAAGATTACAAGAGATTATTCGAAGAGGATAAGCTTGACCTCCCTCCTGTATACAGGGGTGAGAACTTAAACGGTAAAGTCCTGTTTGTCTTCATGCAAGGAGCCATAGGAGACGTGTTGTGTTCTACAGTAGCGTTGAGGGAGATAAAAAGACGTTACCCTAGGATGAAGCTGTGGGTGGCAGTATCTGGCAAGGCAAAACCTATCCTGGAAGATCTTCCTTATGTAGATAGACTACTACCGCATCCTACCCCACTTTCTGAGGTGAAAAAGGCGGACTACATGGTGAAGGCTGTAGAGATGGTGGGTGGTCCCCAGTTTGACAGTCTTAACATGGTGGAATACTTCCTTTGGAAGTTTTATCTGTATCACGCGCAGGACGAAACGCCAGACGTGGTAGTAAAGGAAGACATAAGAAGAGAGCTAGAGCCCATCTTTGAAAAGATAAGGGAGATCTCAGGTGGTAAGAAGGTTCTGCTTTTTCACTACCTTGCTTCTTCAGTCCACAGAACTCTGCCACCTAAGCTTTTGAAAGACCTCCAAGAACTTATAAGAGATGAGTACATACCCGTTGTATGTTCTTTACCGACAGAGGACATAACGGTGAACGTATCCTTTGAGCTTTACGGTATACAGGCTGTAAACCTCTCACCCTACATGAAAACCGTAAAACATCTTATAGCTGCTGTCTCTCTCTCCGATGCGGTGGTAACTGCTGACACGTCAACGTTACACATAGCTGGAGCTCTCAAAAAGCCTACTGTTCTTATAAGTGGTCCTGTAGAACCTTATAATACCGCCGGTACGTATCCTACGGTCATACCGGTGAGGGCCAACTACACGGGGCAGACTTGCAGAGCACCGTGTGGTATACATGCCATCGCAGAGCCGTGCAACGAAGCAAAGCTTTTGGGAAAGTACTACAGTCCATGCCTTGAAAGTATCCCATCCAAGGTTATAGCCCTGGCCCTAAAGGATGCTCAGCTCCTTTCGCAGGAGGATTTTCCAAAGCCCGAGGTATGCCCCGTGTGTGAACATACGGGAAGCTTTCACCTTTTTGAAGTTATAAACGGCCACAGGATCTTTGAATGTCCTTCGTGTGGTCTACAGTTCGCCCATCCTCTGAAGGCGATGGATTACGAAAAGGCATACGAAGGGAAGTACGAAGACCTGCTTAGCTTTACTAACATACCGTACGAGTCCTACACAAAGGTTTCTACTGCTCGGGAGGAGATAGAAAGATGGTCTGCCCTCCCACGTATAAACGTGCTTTTGCCCATACTCTCTGTGCTCCCCAAGGGTAAACATCTGGACGTGGGTTGTAGTACTGGGTTTTTTATGCTAATAGCCAAGAAGTACGGCTTTGAAAGCTACGGTTTTGATGCTTCAGAAAAGGCGGTGAAGATAGCAAAGGAAAGGTTCAACCTTAGGGTTGTAAAAGCCTTTACCTTTAAGGATCTTCCCGAAGACTTTAAAGGTCCTTACAAGCTCATAACTGCCTTTGAAGTCTTGGAGCACCTAGAGGACCCTGTGGGTTTCCTAAGAGAGGTATACTCCATGCTGGAAGAAGGCGGATTATACCTCATGAGCTGTCCACCATACTTTAAGTTTGAAAACACCGCACTAGGATACAGAAAGTACAAGTGGTGGTATGGAGACTATCCTCCAAACCATCTTACGCGATGGAAACCTTGGACATTGCACTATGCTCTTAAAAAGGCTGGTTTTGACGAAGTCATCATATTTACTGAGCCTCTTATACCTGGTACTGTCCTTGAGGGTATAACACCGCCCGAGGTGATTCTTCAAGATCAGAAGCTGGGTAATATAACTATTCCACGCAGCACGGTAACCCAGCTGATCATAAACACTCTTAAGCCTCTATACCTGAACTCAAGACTTTTGGGAAATTTTCAGTTCGCTATAGCCGTTAAAGGAAAAAGTGATATAGACTGGGAAAGGGTTGTAAGCAGGGCCATAAGGCTTTCTGCAGTGGAGATCATATACAATAGGGATGACCTCATTCTATGA
- a CDS encoding beta-ketoacyl-ACP synthase III has protein sequence MGIRISGLGVYLPEKVLTNFDLEKMVDTSDDWITTRTGIKERRIAQDETLTYMAKQASLMALQMANTDPEEIDLILVATLTPDKTFPATACLLQAELSAKRAFAFDLSAACSGFLYALDVAHSYLVSGKVNKALVVGAEKLSTIVNWQDRNTCVLFGDGAGAAVVEKSQDGLYTSKLYSDGSLWELLFAEKCGHIQMKGRELFKVAVRSMEEACRQVLKEANISVEDVDLVVPHQANIRIVQALAEKLGIPFEKIYSNIHRYGNTSAASIPIALYEAYKEGKLKRGDTLLMTAMGGGLTWGAVLMRF, from the coding sequence ATGGGCATAAGGATTTCAGGACTCGGGGTCTACTTACCCGAAAAGGTGCTTACCAACTTTGACCTTGAGAAAATGGTGGATACATCCGACGATTGGATAACCACACGGACGGGTATAAAGGAGCGGAGGATAGCCCAAGATGAAACTCTAACCTACATGGCAAAGCAGGCAAGCCTTATGGCCCTCCAAATGGCCAACACAGATCCCGAGGAGATAGACCTTATCCTTGTAGCCACGCTTACCCCAGACAAGACCTTTCCTGCTACAGCATGTCTACTTCAGGCAGAGCTTTCTGCAAAAAGAGCTTTTGCCTTTGACCTTTCTGCCGCATGCAGCGGCTTTCTGTACGCCCTGGATGTTGCTCATTCTTACCTTGTCTCTGGAAAAGTAAATAAGGCCCTGGTCGTAGGTGCTGAAAAGCTCTCCACTATAGTAAACTGGCAGGACAGGAACACATGCGTGCTCTTTGGAGACGGAGCTGGTGCTGCAGTAGTAGAGAAGAGCCAAGATGGTCTGTACACGTCCAAGCTCTACTCGGACGGAAGCTTGTGGGAACTCCTCTTTGCAGAAAAGTGCGGACACATCCAGATGAAAGGTAGAGAACTGTTTAAGGTAGCCGTGCGTAGCATGGAAGAGGCGTGCAGGCAAGTACTAAAAGAGGCTAACATCTCCGTTGAAGATGTAGACCTTGTGGTGCCCCACCAGGCAAACATAAGGATAGTACAAGCTTTAGCGGAAAAGTTAGGCATACCCTTTGAAAAGATCTACTCCAACATACACAGGTATGGAAACACGAGTGCCGCATCCATACCCATAGCTCTTTATGAAGCTTACAAAGAGGGGAAGTTAAAGAGAGGAGATACGTTGCTTATGACTGCCATGGGTGGAGGCCTCACGTGGGGAGCCGTCCTCATGAGGTTTTAA